Part of the Catalinimonas alkaloidigena genome is shown below.
AATTCCCGCCAGAAATAGTGCTTTTCTCAGTGGGTTGCTCATCGGAAATGAATTAAGAAGCCTGGCAAGACATCAGTCAGACACCCTTATCCTATGTGCGGACATGCCGCTCCTGGACTTATACGAATATGCCATCCTTAAACTTTTCCCAAACAGGGAGCTGCGCTTGGTCAGTACTGAGAAAGCTACGATATTGGGACATTATCAGCTATTACAACAAATCCATTCATCATGAGTAAGCCTTTTTCCTGGAAGCGATTTAATGAAATACCAATCGTTGGGATATTACGAAAACTACCAGCCTCTAAACTAGATAAGGTTGTTAAACTGTATCAACAGAGCGGCCTCACTACGCTGGAAATTACCATGAATACAGATGGTGCTGATGAAATGATCCGGCAAATCAGTGAAGCTTTTCCCAACTTAAATATTGGCGCGGGAACAGTCTGCAATGAAAGCGATTTGCAGAAGGCTTTAAATGCAGGAGCCTCATTTGTAGTCACTCCTATCCTGGATGAACGTATCATCCATGCCTGTAATGAGGCGAATGTACCCATCTTTCCCGGAGCTTTTACTCCTTCAGAAATCTACAAAGCCTGGAGCGCCGGTGCGCAGATGGTCAAACTATTTCCTGCCGGTCTCCTGGGACCAAAATACATCAAAGATGTACTTGCCCCGCTCGATCAGATCAAACTGATTCCTGTGGGTGGGGTAGACTTACAGAACTTCACTGACTTTCTGGATGCCGGAGCCTCCGGTTTAGGGCTGGGCAGTCAGCTTTTCCTTAAAGATGCCATCCAAAACAATGAGTGGAAAACTTTGGAAAAGCACTTTATGGCTTTTGTAGATAAGTACAGGATGTACATCCAGAAGAAAACGTAGCTCCAGCCCCCCCCAAGCAAGGCCAGGGTTACATATGGATATCCATGAAAAATTTTGACTTTTCTTTTACTTACCTAGTTGTTTTCCGAAATGCTTTCCGAAAGTAGTAAGGAAAGCCAAAACTTTCTGAAAGTCTTTGTCATTCAACTGCCGCAGCAAGGCGAATACCCCTCCTATCTTTTTGGGCGATTCTTCCAGTGTCTCATGCAAAGCTGTGTTGGCAGCGACCAGCATTTTTTGTCCATTTTCTAATGCGGTATAAACATCAAAACCTTGTGCATGCAGCTTATTCATGCTATCATCAATTGCGTCAGCTCCCAGGCCGACCATATCGGTGCCTTGTTCGGCAAAGTCCAGCAAAGCATTAAGTTGCTCCACCATCTTAGGAGAAGATAAGCGCTTGAGCAAGTGCAGCATTTCCTTACTTCTTTGCATCACATCAATGCCACTGCGATGTGCTTCATCCATAGTTTCATCAACTACATTTACTGCATCCTCAACAAAGTCAGGGAGCTGCTCCGTCAAATCTAGCAGAGCATTCAGTTTGTTCATGGTTTTAGGTTGACTCAGCCTTTCCATTAGATGCAAAGCCATCTCTCCTCTCTGTTCTATATCTATTCCTCTGGTTCTCGCCTTGATAGCTAAATTATCAATAGCATCAGTAGCTATCTCCATCACCTCGGGCGCCTGTTTCATACCCGTAGAAAGTTGTTCCACACTGCTGCGGATCGAGTCAAGCTGTTGCAGAATGTCATTTAGTACCTTCTCATTTTGCTCTTCATTCAGATTTTGAACAGCTGCTTTGCCATTCTTTTCGGTCTGTATTTTATGAGAGTTGTTCATATCTATTTAGGCTGTGCCTTTTAGTATTTTGTTCCAATACAACCAGGGGAGTACATATCTTTTAAGCTGATACATGCTAAACCTTTCTTTGGCCTGATCAAAAGGGAAACTCTCCATAGGTTCGTTATTGTAGTCAAATTCAGCCAATACCAGTCTGCCTTTTCCGGTTACTAACGGACAGGAACCATAACCGCTATAATTTGCCTGAGGGCTTTTGTTTGTCATAACTGCCAGCAGGTTTTCCACCAGTACCGGAGCCTGTTTGCGCACTGCTGCCCCGGTTTTGGCGTTAGGTGTACCTGAAGCATCGCCCAAACCAAAGATGTTGGGATATTTAGTATGCTGTAATGTATATTTATCAAGGTCTAGCCAGCCGGCTTCATTTGCCAGCGGACTTTGCTTGATAAAATCAGGAGCACTCTGTGGAGGGGTGACATGGATCATGTCAAAAGTTCTTATTTCTTCAGATACGTTACCATCCTTATCGGTGACTTTAAAAATTGCCTGGTGATTCGGACCGTCTATTTTGATCAGGTCATGCTTGAAGTTCAAATGTATTCCATAGTTATCCACTACTTCCTGCAATACTTTGGCGTATTTTTTCACCCCGAAAATGACACTTCCCGGAGAGAAGAACTCTACTTTGGATTTGCTCAGTATTCCTCTTCGCTGGAAGTGGTCACTGGCCATATACATAATCTTCTGGGGTGCACCACCACATTTTACCGGCGTGGAGGGTTGTGTAAATAATGCCGTTCCACCCACCTTAAAGTTTCTGACACAATCCCAGGTATAGGGTGCCTTGTCAAAACCATAGTTGCTGCATACACCATTTTTTCCTAAGGATTCTTTCAACCCCTCCACTTTATGCCAGTCTAACTGTATGCCGGGGCATACGACCAGGTAATCATAGGTGTAAGTGTTACCCTCAGCAGTTGTCACACTATTATTTTCGGGCTTAAAGGTATCTGCCGCTTCTTTTAACCAGCTAACCTCTTCAGGCATTACTTCCGCTTCAGTTTTTTCGGTATCCTTCACATCATAGTCTCCCCCTCCTACCAGTGTCCAGGCGGGTTGGTAATAATGTTTTTCGGAGGGTTCAATAATTCCGATGTTGAGATTTTGATCTTTGAGTAGCAGTTGGGAAGCTACCGAAATACCGGCATTTCCTCCACCTACGATCAGAATTTGATAATGGCTCATTTTTTTCGGTTTTTAAAGTTGATATTATTTTTTTGCGGGGCAGGTATTGGTACCCGTAAGAATATACAATGGGCAGAACCCCATGATGCTGGTGATTACGAAAATACCACCAATAGCACCCAAAATGATGGCCCAGGCACCACTAAGTGTTCCGCTCATTATTAGTCCAAAGATCAATAAGACGATAGTTTTATGGCTCTGTCAGGAATTCCCATATTGCGTTTCATAGCGATTGCTTATTAAGTTGTGCTACATTAAAATGCTTTTCCTTAATGGATTAATTAAATTTAGCACTACCCAGCATAATTATCAGTGACATAAGTCACACAACAGCTTTTTAGTATGGAGATAGATCTGAAGCTCATCAAACAAGTCTTTCATATCAGCCATCCCGAGCTGCTAAGGGAGATACAGCATTATGGAAAGTGGCTTCCGTTTGCTCCCGGAGACACCATCATTAACTATGGGAATTTTATCAAGACCGTTCCCCTCATCATTAGCGGTACTGTTAAGGTGATTAAGGAAGATGAAGAAGGTAAAGAGGTCTTTTTGTATTACCTCAAAAGTGGCGAAACCTGCGCCATGTCACTAACCTGCTGTAGCACTTATCAGCCCAGCCAGATTAAAGCGATTGCGGAAGATACTACCGAACTGATCGCTATTCCAGTGAATAAACATGAGGAATGGATGAACACCTATCGTGAGTGGAAAGAGCTGGTAGGAAGAACTTACTCCAACCGTTTTCAGGAGCTACTCAATACCATCGAAAGTATTGCCTTTAAGCGTATGGATGAAAGACTGCTCAATTATCTGGAGAACAAGTTCTCTCAATTACAGACCAATATGATCAATGTAACCCATCAGGAAATAGCCAATGAACTGGGCACATCACGGGAAGTAGTTTCCCGACTTTTGAAGCAGTTAGAAAAGAACGGTAGAATCGTATTGGGTAGAAATAAAGTAATGCTCAAAGAAATAGTTTAGCCTATTACAAACAAAAATATATAAGATCAGCCTGATTCGTTTTTTTGTAAAATTTATTACCTGCTGTGACAAAGGTCACTGACTATAGGCGTTTCAACAGTTATTTTGTAGACAAAAATTGATGCTACTATGAAAACGTCTATAAAATTCAAAGATCTGATACAGGGAGAGAAAGCTGTTTTGGTTGGTTTCTATGCCAGTTGGTGTGGTCCCTGCAAAATGATGCCACCCATTCTGAAGGAGGTGGCTTCCATGATGGGAGATCAGGAAAAAATCTTCAAAGTAATTGTGGAAAAGAATCCTAAAGCAGCAACTGACCTACGCATACAGGGAGTACCAACCCTCGTACTATTCCAGAAAGGTAAAATCCTCTGGCGGCAATCCGGTGTGGTACAGGCCCAGCAACTCGCCCAAATCATTAACACTCATCTGAAAAAAGTAGCTTAGCAGGAAAATTTGATTCAAAACTCTTCAGACACAGAATTCATATAGTGCATACAATTGCATGCTTATGTTTACCCGTTGAAATCTTTGCTCTTCAATTTTAAGATCTCTCCCCTCTCGCTTCAGTGTTCCACTGAAGCTTTTGAATACATGCAAGTTTAAAACCTATTCATGTCTTATAAAAGTTGTAAATTAGGTTGAAAAAAAAAGGGAGGTAAACAGATGGAAGAGAGTTGGGGCATGCAAGAGTTTATGGGAAGTGCAGTAGAAGATAAACGCGAGGCAAAGAGTTTGTCACTGATGGCTGATCGTCTTTTAGCTAACCCTGAGCTTTCCTTTAGTAGTGCAGTAGGAGAGAATTTCCGTAAATCAGCCTGGCGGATATTTTCCAAACAGGAAGTAGACGTCAGCTACGGCCACTATAGGCAAACGAGCAAGCGCTGTGCCGACCAGGATGTGGTTTTGGTGAGTCAGGATACAACAGACTTGAATTATGCCAGTCATGTCGCTACTGAAGGTCTGGGCGACTTAGGCGGCAGTCATGTAAATCCAGGGCTTTGCCTGCATACGGCCATGGCTCTGAGTGAGCAGGGAACGGCTTTGGGCCTGGTAGGACAAAAGCTGTGGCCTCCCCAATCCACAGGACGTACAAAGCAGGTGCAGTTTTATCCTTTAGAAGAAAAAGAGAGTTATCGGTGGGTAGAAGCCCTACAGTGGGTGGATCAGCATTTAGCTAAAGCCAAGAAGGTGATCGTAATCTCCGACAGAGAATCTGATTTTTATGAGTACATGACTGCTCGCCGCTCCAAACATGTAGAATTACTCTTCAGGGCACATCATCTCAACCGAAAGGTGCATTATGAGCAAGAAAAGATGCTTCTTAAAGAAGTGGTTTTTCCCAATACTACTAAAGTAGAAGTTTACCTGCCCAGGACCAGCAAGAGAAAAGAGCGTAATGCTAAGCTGCAGGTAAGCTGGGGTAAGATCACATGCCCTGTCCCTACTTATAAAAAAGGAGAAGATATTGACTTATGGGTGGTAGTAGCTCAAGAAACACATACTCCGGCAGGAGAAGAACCGCGCAGCGAACCGCCTCTGCTATGGTATTTACTCACTACCATCAATATAGAAGATCAAGCTGCTGCTTTGCTGATGATAGATTATTACCGGAAACGATGGGTGATTGAACGCTGGCATATGGTGCTGAAGAGTGGTATGCAGATAGAAAAGCTACAGTTTGATACTTTCACACGACTATCTCATGCCATTGCTATGCTCTGTATTGTAGCCTGGCAATTGATCTGGCT
Proteins encoded:
- a CDS encoding bifunctional 4-hydroxy-2-oxoglutarate aldolase/2-dehydro-3-deoxy-phosphogluconate aldolase encodes the protein MSKPFSWKRFNEIPIVGILRKLPASKLDKVVKLYQQSGLTTLEITMNTDGADEMIRQISEAFPNLNIGAGTVCNESDLQKALNAGASFVVTPILDERIIHACNEANVPIFPGAFTPSEIYKAWSAGAQMVKLFPAGLLGPKYIKDVLAPLDQIKLIPVGGVDLQNFTDFLDAGASGLGLGSQLFLKDAIQNNEWKTLEKHFMAFVDKYRMYIQKKT
- a CDS encoding DUF1641 domain-containing protein, whose translation is MNNSHKIQTEKNGKAAVQNLNEEQNEKVLNDILQQLDSIRSSVEQLSTGMKQAPEVMEIATDAIDNLAIKARTRGIDIEQRGEMALHLMERLSQPKTMNKLNALLDLTEQLPDFVEDAVNVVDETMDEAHRSGIDVMQRSKEMLHLLKRLSSPKMVEQLNALLDFAEQGTDMVGLGADAIDDSMNKLHAQGFDVYTALENGQKMLVAANTALHETLEESPKKIGGVFALLRQLNDKDFQKVLAFLTTFGKHFGKQLGK
- a CDS encoding NAD(P)/FAD-dependent oxidoreductase; amino-acid sequence: MSHYQILIVGGGNAGISVASQLLLKDQNLNIGIIEPSEKHYYQPAWTLVGGGDYDVKDTEKTEAEVMPEEVSWLKEAADTFKPENNSVTTAEGNTYTYDYLVVCPGIQLDWHKVEGLKESLGKNGVCSNYGFDKAPYTWDCVRNFKVGGTALFTQPSTPVKCGGAPQKIMYMASDHFQRRGILSKSKVEFFSPGSVIFGVKKYAKVLQEVVDNYGIHLNFKHDLIKIDGPNHQAIFKVTDKDGNVSEEIRTFDMIHVTPPQSAPDFIKQSPLANEAGWLDLDKYTLQHTKYPNIFGLGDASGTPNAKTGAAVRKQAPVLVENLLAVMTNKSPQANYSGYGSCPLVTGKGRLVLAEFDYNNEPMESFPFDQAKERFSMYQLKRYVLPWLYWNKILKGTA
- a CDS encoding YgaP family membrane protein, whose amino-acid sequence is MIFGLIMSGTLSGAWAIILGAIGGIFVITSIMGFCPLYILTGTNTCPAKK
- a CDS encoding Crp/Fnr family transcriptional regulator, yielding MEIDLKLIKQVFHISHPELLREIQHYGKWLPFAPGDTIINYGNFIKTVPLIISGTVKVIKEDEEGKEVFLYYLKSGETCAMSLTCCSTYQPSQIKAIAEDTTELIAIPVNKHEEWMNTYREWKELVGRTYSNRFQELLNTIESIAFKRMDERLLNYLENKFSQLQTNMINVTHQEIANELGTSREVVSRLLKQLEKNGRIVLGRNKVMLKEIV
- a CDS encoding thioredoxin family protein, yielding MKTSIKFKDLIQGEKAVLVGFYASWCGPCKMMPPILKEVASMMGDQEKIFKVIVEKNPKAATDLRIQGVPTLVLFQKGKILWRQSGVVQAQQLAQIINTHLKKVA
- a CDS encoding IS4 family transposase, giving the protein MEESWGMQEFMGSAVEDKREAKSLSLMADRLLANPELSFSSAVGENFRKSAWRIFSKQEVDVSYGHYRQTSKRCADQDVVLVSQDTTDLNYASHVATEGLGDLGGSHVNPGLCLHTAMALSEQGTALGLVGQKLWPPQSTGRTKQVQFYPLEEKESYRWVEALQWVDQHLAKAKKVIVISDRESDFYEYMTARRSKHVELLFRAHHLNRKVHYEQEKMLLKEVVFPNTTKVEVYLPRTSKRKERNAKLQVSWGKITCPVPTYKKGEDIDLWVVVAQETHTPAGEEPRSEPPLLWYLLTTINIEDQAAALLMIDYYRKRWVIERWHMVLKSGMQIEKLQFDTFTRLSHAIAMLCIVAWQLIWLKHLAAESAQLAAEKIFEPLQIEVLEKHSGRKELSVQQALIIIAALAGFTPTKKQPFPGEKTMWRGWAIFSQLCHGYLLASQINYETG